A window of the Isosphaera pallida ATCC 43644 genome harbors these coding sequences:
- a CDS encoding archease codes for MGTIELLDHTADVGLQVHGRDLDDLFRTCAQGLMDYVVANRHEVRTEVVESVSLRADSPEELLMAWLSELIFRVETRQRVYAMFQVQVAEHGKSLTAELLGEPIDPHRHLLDHEVKAVTRHDFQLSRTDQGWTARFILDI; via the coding sequence ATGGGAACAATCGAACTGTTGGACCACACCGCCGATGTCGGTCTCCAGGTTCACGGACGTGATTTGGACGACCTGTTTCGAACCTGCGCGCAAGGATTGATGGACTATGTGGTGGCGAATCGGCACGAGGTGCGAACCGAAGTGGTCGAGTCGGTCAGCCTCAGGGCCGACTCGCCCGAAGAGCTACTGATGGCTTGGCTGTCGGAGTTGATCTTCCGCGTCGAAACCCGCCAACGGGTTTACGCCATGTTCCAGGTCCAGGTGGCCGAGCACGGCAAAAGTCTCACTGCCGAACTGCTCGGCGAGCCGATCGATCCTCACCGTCATCTCCTGGATCACGAAGTCAAGGCGGTGACCCGCCACGACTTTCAGCTCAGTCGAACCGACCAAGGATGGACCGCGCGATTCATTTTGGACATCTAA
- a CDS encoding type II secretory pathway, component PulD — MATSPSVQAQVAARGEAAPSASARPAAPVPPIEYLKAGAQLYNASKFDLAAKYLQAAHDYRDQLTPEEREVLQDYLDAYREATGKSVTAAAASPALKRDVQIRTTSAGSEKSRAMELLGRARRELTLGRPEEAKALAREAMTLNVSFAPGEDSPEVVMRDIEQAATVPATRGGTTDEKQKGRWLLKTAREQMAMGNLEAAAEKLAEVERMSVKWGLFDDTPAKVRKDLEKMMKRVGSNAAPGGSNTSGRKDLEQARDRLRQARAALDSNDLDKAEEIAREVESWNLKYGVFEDHPLKVMAAVKALRQRDEMRGLGSKATRPTEGIYRTLVEQARERIAQGKLDEAEELARKAKSINAYPPVTADRAESVLYDLALLRAKAEKEGKVAEPMSTRLEREANELLAQGKREEAAAKFAEADRMLAQETGRPQVGEPSLSEEPAPTSKVDAQVVTVTTSEPQEGDQAVENATRTAALALDDPDVSDPVDLKDEPLPQPIEDFADADDSTKTDNAAMEQAQALLKAGNFAAARAKAKEAMSRPELAEAAEDLMAQIGLAEQAAALSLYENALAVMRQGDFPRAKAMLEEVLASQAELDPALHDRIRQMLERIVVPDANGDKNVAEGQTAVTNGSKPVSLEDAETIRVQRLNAEVGEAVAKARRMLEVDPDQSIRILEETLTRVQSEPVSPSASRAMVRRVEVALELARRDKAEFDARMKDANERAAIERKRLRILEAEKAKLEQFGELMTKATEALNNNQYVEAEAFAKKALEIDPNDVTATALIWKAQFERRYKTDEETRSLKEKSFVTAMQELDKAFIVPDDVQTRSISYPETFADLTKKRREAQERMAYRKPESTLAIERKLNEPITINVDKQPLAQAMEFIRNYTGLNVVIDPKALAAEGLTMESPVTLHANDIRLKNALRYMLEPLGLTYRAEEEVLLITSPQSNTARLRTETYYVGDLVLGPNQPRNALDGNTQLASATSDPMLNPVTTNTMAQTPFGQVPASSLNGNAGSANGLPSGTNIVSTPATKVDMTPLIQLITTSIAPGTWKLQSDEYGGLGFGQLGGDAGLGGGLGGDVGGQVGTITPFFLNISLIIRHTDEVHEQVDDLLRQLRRLQDLQISVEVRFITVDDNFFEEIGVDFDFEIQDDVVGRKSSFAILNGTASDLFIDPTGDDVVSPFLINQNRDKAIGKRPLVVGRAAPGDATNPATAFTPNLNIPFVNNTEQAATPTLAGFVPGAGATLGVSILSDLEVYLFMRAAQTDVRSNIIQAPKVTTFNGAFAQVASQTQQFYVASVTPVVAFGAVAFTPDVQPLPIGITLNVQPVITADRRYVRLSLNPVFISNASFQQFTVAGGVGGIGGIGGIGGGDGAQIATTIQLPTFTLFTVNTTVTVPDGGTVLLGGVKTSEEERREFGVPVLSKTPYLNRLFRNIGIGRTSRSIMMMVTPRIIILEEEEERLGIPPTISL, encoded by the coding sequence TTGGCCACCTCCCCGTCGGTCCAGGCCCAGGTCGCCGCTAGAGGCGAGGCGGCCCCTTCCGCGTCGGCACGCCCGGCGGCTCCGGTGCCCCCAATCGAGTATCTCAAGGCCGGAGCGCAGCTCTACAACGCGAGCAAGTTCGACTTGGCGGCCAAGTATCTCCAGGCGGCCCACGACTATCGTGACCAACTCACTCCCGAGGAACGTGAGGTGCTGCAGGATTACCTTGACGCCTATCGGGAGGCCACTGGCAAGAGCGTGACCGCCGCCGCGGCGAGTCCCGCTCTCAAGCGGGACGTCCAGATCCGCACCACGTCGGCCGGTTCGGAAAAGTCCCGCGCGATGGAACTGCTTGGCCGAGCCCGGCGCGAGTTGACCCTAGGCCGTCCCGAGGAGGCCAAGGCGTTGGCCCGCGAAGCGATGACCCTCAATGTCAGCTTCGCCCCAGGCGAGGATAGCCCTGAAGTGGTGATGCGCGACATCGAGCAGGCCGCCACCGTGCCGGCGACCCGCGGCGGCACCACCGACGAAAAACAAAAGGGCCGATGGCTGCTCAAAACCGCGCGTGAGCAGATGGCGATGGGCAACCTCGAGGCCGCCGCCGAGAAGCTCGCCGAAGTCGAACGCATGTCGGTCAAATGGGGTCTGTTCGACGACACGCCCGCCAAGGTGCGCAAAGATCTTGAAAAAATGATGAAGCGGGTCGGTTCCAACGCCGCGCCCGGCGGTTCGAACACGTCCGGTCGCAAAGACTTGGAGCAGGCCCGCGATCGTCTGCGTCAAGCCCGCGCTGCGTTGGACTCGAACGACCTAGACAAGGCCGAGGAGATTGCCCGCGAAGTCGAATCGTGGAACCTCAAATACGGCGTGTTCGAGGATCATCCTCTCAAGGTGATGGCCGCGGTCAAGGCGTTGCGCCAACGTGACGAGATGCGTGGTTTGGGCAGCAAAGCGACCCGTCCCACCGAGGGCATCTATCGAACCTTGGTCGAGCAGGCACGGGAACGGATTGCCCAGGGCAAGCTCGACGAGGCCGAGGAACTGGCCCGCAAGGCCAAATCGATCAACGCCTATCCCCCCGTCACGGCGGATCGGGCCGAGTCGGTCCTTTATGACCTGGCGTTGCTTCGCGCCAAGGCGGAGAAGGAGGGGAAGGTCGCCGAGCCCATGAGTACTCGGCTTGAACGCGAGGCCAATGAATTGCTGGCTCAGGGCAAGCGCGAGGAGGCCGCGGCCAAGTTCGCCGAAGCCGACCGGATGTTGGCTCAGGAAACCGGCCGTCCTCAGGTGGGCGAGCCGTCTCTGAGCGAGGAACCAGCTCCTACCAGCAAGGTGGACGCCCAGGTGGTAACCGTGACGACATCCGAACCTCAAGAGGGTGACCAAGCTGTCGAGAATGCCACTAGGACGGCCGCGTTGGCGTTGGATGATCCAGACGTGTCCGATCCGGTTGATCTCAAGGATGAACCGCTGCCTCAACCCATCGAGGATTTTGCCGACGCAGACGACTCGACCAAAACTGACAACGCCGCGATGGAACAGGCTCAAGCCCTGCTGAAAGCCGGCAACTTCGCTGCTGCCCGCGCCAAGGCCAAGGAAGCCATGAGTCGTCCCGAGCTGGCTGAGGCCGCCGAGGATCTGATGGCCCAGATTGGTCTGGCCGAGCAAGCCGCCGCTTTGAGCCTGTATGAGAATGCGTTGGCCGTGATGCGTCAGGGCGACTTCCCTCGGGCCAAGGCGATGCTGGAGGAGGTTCTGGCCTCTCAGGCCGAGTTGGACCCCGCTCTCCACGACCGCATCCGTCAAATGCTTGAACGGATCGTCGTCCCTGACGCCAACGGTGATAAGAACGTGGCCGAAGGTCAAACCGCGGTGACCAATGGTTCTAAGCCGGTTAGCCTCGAGGACGCTGAGACCATCCGGGTCCAACGGCTCAACGCCGAGGTCGGCGAGGCGGTGGCCAAGGCCCGACGTATGTTGGAGGTCGATCCCGACCAGTCGATCCGCATCCTTGAAGAGACCCTGACTCGGGTTCAAAGCGAACCGGTTTCTCCCTCCGCTTCCCGCGCGATGGTCCGACGAGTCGAGGTCGCCCTGGAGCTGGCCCGCCGCGACAAGGCCGAGTTTGACGCGCGGATGAAGGACGCCAACGAACGGGCGGCCATCGAACGCAAGCGTCTGCGGATTCTCGAAGCCGAGAAGGCCAAGCTGGAGCAATTCGGCGAGTTGATGACCAAGGCGACCGAGGCTCTGAACAACAACCAATACGTCGAAGCCGAAGCGTTTGCCAAAAAGGCGTTGGAAATCGACCCCAACGACGTAACCGCCACCGCGTTGATCTGGAAGGCGCAGTTCGAGCGGCGATACAAGACCGACGAAGAGACCCGCTCGCTCAAGGAGAAGTCGTTCGTCACCGCCATGCAGGAACTCGACAAGGCGTTCATCGTCCCTGACGATGTGCAGACCCGGTCGATCTCCTACCCCGAGACCTTCGCCGACCTGACCAAGAAGCGTCGCGAAGCTCAAGAACGCATGGCCTACCGCAAGCCGGAATCGACCCTGGCGATTGAGCGCAAGCTCAACGAGCCAATCACCATCAATGTTGATAAGCAACCGCTTGCGCAAGCGATGGAGTTCATCCGCAATTACACCGGTTTGAACGTGGTGATTGACCCCAAGGCGCTGGCGGCCGAGGGTCTCACGATGGAGTCGCCGGTGACCCTGCACGCCAACGACATCCGGCTCAAGAACGCTCTGCGTTACATGCTGGAACCCCTGGGGTTGACCTACCGGGCTGAGGAGGAAGTGCTGCTGATCACCTCACCCCAGTCCAACACCGCACGGTTGAGAACGGAAACCTACTACGTTGGCGATCTGGTCTTGGGACCCAACCAGCCCCGTAACGCTTTGGACGGCAACACCCAACTGGCCTCAGCCACCAGCGATCCGATGCTCAATCCGGTCACGACCAACACGATGGCTCAAACCCCCTTTGGTCAGGTGCCGGCGTCCAGTCTCAACGGTAACGCTGGATCGGCCAACGGCCTGCCCAGCGGAACCAACATCGTCAGCACTCCGGCCACCAAGGTCGATATGACTCCGCTGATTCAACTCATCACCACCTCAATCGCGCCGGGAACCTGGAAACTCCAAAGCGACGAGTACGGCGGCCTTGGCTTTGGTCAGTTGGGTGGCGATGCCGGACTGGGTGGTGGATTGGGCGGCGATGTGGGCGGTCAAGTGGGCACGATCACGCCGTTCTTCCTCAACATCAGCTTGATTATCCGCCACACCGACGAGGTCCACGAGCAGGTGGACGACCTGCTGCGGCAGCTTCGCCGGCTCCAGGACCTGCAAATCTCGGTGGAGGTGCGGTTCATCACGGTGGACGACAACTTCTTCGAGGAAATCGGTGTGGACTTCGACTTCGAGATCCAGGACGACGTAGTGGGTCGCAAGAGTTCCTTCGCCATCCTCAATGGCACGGCGAGTGACCTGTTCATCGACCCAACTGGCGACGATGTGGTGTCGCCGTTCCTGATCAACCAGAACCGCGATAAGGCCATTGGCAAACGTCCGCTGGTGGTTGGACGAGCCGCCCCCGGCGACGCGACCAACCCGGCGACCGCCTTCACCCCCAACCTGAACATCCCGTTCGTCAACAACACCGAGCAGGCCGCCACTCCCACCCTCGCGGGGTTCGTCCCCGGTGCCGGCGCGACCCTAGGTGTGTCGATCCTTTCCGACTTGGAAGTCTATCTGTTCATGCGGGCGGCTCAAACCGACGTTCGCTCGAACATCATCCAGGCTCCCAAGGTGACCACCTTCAACGGAGCCTTCGCCCAGGTCGCTAGCCAAACTCAGCAGTTCTACGTCGCTAGCGTGACCCCGGTGGTTGCCTTCGGCGCAGTGGCCTTCACGCCCGACGTCCAGCCGCTGCCCATCGGTATCACCTTGAACGTCCAGCCGGTGATCACGGCGGATCGTCGCTATGTGCGGCTGTCGCTCAACCCGGTGTTCATCTCCAACGCCAGCTTCCAGCAGTTCACCGTGGCCGGCGGCGTGGGTGGCATCGGCGGCATCGGCGGCATTGGCGGTGGTGATGGAGCGCAGATTGCCACCACCATCCAATTGCCCACCTTCACCCTGTTCACGGTCAACACCACGGTCACCGTCCCCGACGGCGGCACTGTGTTGCTCGGCGGTGTGAAGACCTCTGAAGAAGAGCGACGCGAGTTCGGCGTGCCGGTCCTCTCCAAGACGCCTTACCTCAACCGCCTCTTCCGCAATATTGGCATCGGTCGGACCTCCCGCTCGATTATGATGATGGTCACCCCCCGCATCATCATCCTCGAAGAGGAGGAAGAGCGTCTGGGCATCCCACCCACCATCTCGCTCTGA
- a CDS encoding tyrosine-protein phosphatase gives MPSAPETDRASIGFRHGVSTGSGRVTAAPPHTSPRAECDRGGWSVVRGRWLSLPRSIRLTAWLALAVLAGWQAWRHGHDYVLLSQFAEIEPGRVYRGAWQKPWPMSRLLNDYDIKTVVALAHPADHPLAIREKAQVEAHGARWVHLPIVDDRRFMQGRDLFDQIDEAVKVVGDPANQPVFFHCHHGINRASMVQMAYRMKVCGWSFDEAVAEIDRTFGLVAASRGPDYRRMKRYYHERVLGEALPPLASQPHGPTP, from the coding sequence ATGCCGAGCGCTCCCGAAACCGACCGCGCTTCGATCGGGTTTCGCCACGGCGTCTCGACCGGATCGGGTCGAGTGACCGCCGCGCCACCACACACGTCGCCTCGTGCGGAGTGCGACAGGGGGGGGTGGTCGGTCGTCCGGGGTCGTTGGCTGAGCTTGCCGCGTTCGATCCGGCTCACCGCCTGGCTGGCGTTGGCGGTTCTGGCCGGGTGGCAAGCCTGGCGTCACGGTCACGATTACGTGCTGCTATCCCAGTTCGCCGAGATCGAGCCGGGACGAGTCTATCGGGGAGCCTGGCAGAAGCCTTGGCCTATGAGCCGGTTGCTCAACGACTATGACATCAAAACCGTGGTCGCCCTGGCTCATCCCGCCGACCATCCGCTGGCCATTCGGGAGAAGGCGCAGGTGGAGGCCCACGGCGCTCGCTGGGTTCACCTGCCGATCGTGGACGATCGCCGATTCATGCAAGGCCGCGACCTCTTCGATCAAATCGACGAGGCGGTCAAGGTGGTGGGCGATCCGGCCAATCAGCCGGTCTTCTTTCACTGCCACCACGGTATCAATCGGGCGTCGATGGTCCAGATGGCGTATCGAATGAAGGTCTGCGGCTGGAGTTTCGACGAGGCGGTTGCGGAAATCGACCGAACCTTCGGGCTCGTCGCCGCCTCTCGTGGGCCGGATTACCGACGGATGAAACGATACTACCACGAGCGGGTTTTGGGAGAGGCCCTCCCCCCCCTGGCCTCTCAACCGCATGGGCCAACCCCTTGA